From the genome of Nicotiana tabacum cultivar K326 chromosome 2, ASM71507v2, whole genome shotgun sequence:
ACCAAATCCCTAGGGGCGTAGTTACTAGTCATTTATAAGCCAATCCATGAGAGAATGTCAAATACACAAGCACATCTCCGCAGCAAGACTTGTGCTTGTATCCAACACCATGGGACACAGTCAGCAAGCTTATTCATCTCCACCAAGTTAAATTAAGACGTACCTGGCACAACTCATCAACTTTCTCAACCCAGCTGCTGCTTTGACAGGTGACAATGACGTACTCTTTACAATCACAGAACAGCTTTGAtaaatttgagttgttggaaagggtGGCCTCAGCAGTTACAAATCCTGATCCCAACtgaaatttaaatagaaaataacATAAGATTATCAAGTCTTTGTGATTTTGAAGCTGAAAATGTCATTGCCAAGCCAGAATAACACTTAATTTTCTATGTAAAGGATATATGAGAGGGAGGGGGACATGATGACAGAGGAAAATTTGACTTGGAAGGTTCCAAAGCATCACCAAATGAACTGCAATTTATAATTATATAATCGTTCTGGCTACTAAAAGTAGATGGAATATAGGAAAAGAAATTGTGTCACACACAAATTACATCAACTTTTTCCTCTTGATGGAAAATGGATGCACAAAATGGAAAATTCTGAACAGTATATTTGAGTTTCTAAGATGAAATTTCCACGTGACAGGCTGATATAAATTCAAATCTATGTTCAGAACAAAAGATACCAAGTCTTGAAACAATAACAGAAAATCCTTATTCAACATGGACTGAAATACTACCACAAGAGAGTGTCTGCTAGTTTCCAAAAAAATGATAGGCATTCATTTGAAAGAGAAAATATGTATCTGGGATTATTCATTCTGATTTCTGTTACCAATGACAGGCTGAATTCCTTCCTCTTGAGAGTTTGAGGAATGAGAGTAACAGGAGAAGACAGATAAAAATTAAGACCCGACACATTTCATACATGCATAAGAGGACTTACAAGAGATATAAATAGCTGCTTGAAAAGCTCATGGGGTGATATATCCTCTAAATTATCCAGAATACTTTCCCTACAGAAAGCATCATAGGGTTCCTTTcagaaaatcaaaacaaattGTTTAGATCTTCTACGCTAACCTGGAACTTAAATACTTACACAGCCAAATCCTCATCAAAGAGAGGAGTTTGTCTAACAGCTGGCACTGGCTTTGCAGTTTCCCATAGTTCACGCCACAAGTTGCCTAAAAACATCAATCCATAGAACTTGTCAGACAGAGTTTTGCACACTTCTTTCACCTGTTCTGCTTGGAGTATGCTCAAAGACGGCTTGTACTTATCATATTATCAAGAATCATAATGCAAACAATGAGAAGTCTTAAAAGGACATTCTAAACTTAGTGCAGGTACCACTTCCACCAAGTTTAAATATTCTTCTACAACTTGCTTAGCATTATTAGTAAGTGAATAGACCCCTTTTCATACCTAGAACTGCTGGACATACCCAAGAATCTTTCAACCAGGACCTACTGGACTTGCTAGACTACTTGAATGGACAAGTGGAGAATACTACCATTTTGGAAGGTTTTGATCTCATTTATGCTAAATAACATGCGATTCTTCCTTTTGTATCCACAACCGGTGCACTAGTAGTCTAGTGTTATCAAAGgtgaaaagcgcaaaaaagctccAAGAtccgttggggctttaagcgcaaagcgcaaataaagcgtgggctttaatgaaaaaaggcgcAACTAGAGAAAGAGTAAGAATATGTATATATAGTCTAAGAccaataattataagcatgaataacaaatatatggacaaagaaattgaaaaaataattacgataaagtgaaatataaTTATTTAGTGTCGCCTTTTCAGGATTACACTCgttggcaaggaaaagtatggCTTAGAGCCTTGATGCAACACTGAAGCGCCCacaaagcgaggcgaagcgctcaacataTTTTGAGCCACGCTTCAcggcttaagcgcgcctttaacAACACTGACTAGTACTTTAGCAGCTTCCTTAATTAATAATAGCCTATGCCCAATTGCAgatacaaataaaagaaaataataaccTTGTTTCAGTTTCTACTTTCTCCATTCATCTATTTCCATGAATCAATCAATCATGGGACTCCAGTagaaaataacatcaaatttatCACCAAGCTTTAAGCAAAACCAACAAGTGGTATTTCAAGGATAAGATATCCACCATCAAAACCTCGAAATAACTGTCATGATCATGTCGCTTGTACTAGCACAATCTCATAAAGCAATCCATTGAGGCAGCACTGTTATTTGAAAAACATCTAAGCTCCCTGTATCACCACCTAATACACTGAGCAGATGAAACCTTAAGACTGATTAACAATGGCTGCTAGCAGATAGAAACAGATGACCACTTTTTCTTCAGCAGCTCAAGTAGAGGGTGAATTTACATCCTACTGGCTAAAGAAGACACTAAAACCAGCAAGTCTCATGAACGACAAAGAAAAAGTATCTGAAGTACGACAATTGAAATGATTTCAGAAAACAAGAGTGTGGGGATTGTGGCATGAAATTTGAGTTAATTAGAGTATAACCTTCTTTCTGCATTCGAGTACTCAGTTGGCCTCTTCCAGACAATGAGTCATTAGCATCAAGGGTttcattgatttcatcatttgtaTCACATTCCATCCAATCAGGAGGAGAATGCCATCTTATGAAATCTTCTAATATACACCCAGGATTTGCTGCCTAACAGAGTTCAGGAAATTTGCATGTTAATTTCAATCACTGCCAAATTGCCAGCTTGAGAAGTTACTTAAGAAAAATCTAATTACAGCTTGTGTTACTGAAACTTCACCTTGAAAGCCTGCATATCAGACAGGAGTTGAGAGCACCCTGCTCCAAGACTGATAATAGAAGAAACAAGCAATTCAGATGAAAAGGTCAAGATCATCCTACTTGTGCTAAAAGTTGGAGTTTTAGAGAAATTTGGGCAAGCATTGAAcaataaaaggaagaaaatgaCAAGGAACAAAAGAAATCAGACAATCATACTTTTTAGATATAGTTGAAAACCCGAAAGTTCCTCCATGTATTTGTAATAACTagtaaataagaaaatacaaGACAGCTTGAACTATGTTCATGATTAGTAACATTCAATTTGTTTCGATGAATTGATGATTAGTGACCACTTATCCAACAAAAGAAGACCTGCAACTACTGACTACTGAGTCATTCCTAAGCAACTTTTAATGCAAGCAACATACAGATAAAGTAAACGTTTTTGAAGAACAAGTATTAAACTGCTAATCTTAATGATTGGCCTCCATTCATGAACACATGCCGGTTTATCTTAAAACAGCCTAAAGGCATTACCTCCCTGTTCGGAGCACCAGCTCCTCTGTTTCTTTGATTAGATCTTCTGTTAGCAAAGGTTCTTCCTACATATATAGTCACGGTTGTAAGCAATTAATCATTGAAGAGGAAACTATCCAATTATTATCATAAGATCTGCTCCTGTCCACAAACCTGCATCACTGGCGTATATATAGGTTCACCTGTTTCCAACATTGTCAAATCAGATCGTGTGTCCACTCCTAACCGAAGAATTAATTCTCCTGTGCTAACTTTAGCGTACAAGACGGGAGTTGCAGGAAGAGTGCCCTCAGAAACAAGAACATCAGCATTTGAACCTGCTAGCCTCAAAACCGAATCCAATGATTCAGTGGCTGCAATGCGTCGATTTTTTCTGGAAATGCAACGGTTAATAACCTGGAACTGCTGATATAGAAGACATGAATTTAGGTTCGGAATTTGATCTGGAGGAATGCCAGGGATATATTGTCCTTCAGACCACAGCCTCCTCAACTACATGCAAAAAGGATTGAAGATGTAGTACTCAGTTAGATCGTTTACAGAAGATTCATAACACATCAACTAAATTAGGAAAATGATCTAAAGAATAACTTGATGTCTAAATAGTAAAGATGATATTCTGTTAAAATCTCCACTAACTACAATAAACTGAATGTGAGATTAGTATCTACCCATGTAGATATAATACATTAGTGCAGCTTAAATGAATGTGGGCAGTGAGCTAATGCACTAGTGGACACTGCAAAATCTGGAATGGGTTTTCCATAGACTCCATAAAATGGTAATGAGAGTAAGTGAGCTCTTTCACTCTTAATAAAAaacaaaaggggggggggggaaaagAAGAGGGGAAAAAAGAGAAAtgggaagagaagagaagagtatgaagagattcaacaacaacaacatacccagtgtagtcccaaaagtggggtatggggagggtagagtgtatgcagaccttacccctacctttaaaaaggcagagaggctgtttccgaaagaccctcggctcaggaaggggGGAGGGGAGGGGCAATAACAAGCAAACCGATATGACAACCAAAGCAAAATACAAAACTAGCAAAAGGTAATGTAATCAGAAAACCGAAACACAAGACAACAGCAAGTAGTATCAGAAGACTAAGGGTACGGAAAGaggaaaacaaaaaaacaaaaggcACCAAGTGGTGTGTCAAAGGTATGAAGATATTCAATTTGCAAAAAGTTTCAAACAAGGATATAGACTTATCATAGTTTATCACTATATGAGAATGAAAATGAAATTCAAATTGATTGTACTCTTAACTATTAAAGCTATATCAACTTCGGGTGGAAAATTTTGCAAATTTTCTAGCAAATAAGTCAAAGACCATTAAATAAGGATAAAGGGCAGAATCTGACCAATTGACTATTTTTTATTGTTCTAAAACAATTCTGCTTCAAGAAATATGACTCCTAATTTTGTGTCTGCTCACAAGTCTTATCCAAATGCACTTAGTTTTTTCCCTGGAGTAAATGAATAAAAGCATTTGAAAGAGGTCGAAGGCCTTTCTGGTGTTTTGGACCCTACCATTCTACAGATTGCCGTTTTAGCATTTTAAAACTGGAGTGGACCAGAGAGGTCAACCGGTTGCGATTTCGAATAAGCCTTTGTGCAATCCTAGTCATAAGTAGGGAACTGCTAGGTAAAAAATGGTTATCAGTTACTAAAACAAATGACCTCCACCACCATCCTCACcattaagaaaataatataagCATAAAATGAAATTAATTCAAGACATACTACTTCTAACCATGGTAAACATCAAATATTTACGCTTAAATATACATACAGATAAAGAGAGAGACACATGATGCATTAAAGCACCCAATTGAAGCATTAGAACGTGAACATCTAGTCCCTACTAGCCTTGCTGGTTTTTGGATCATTGCAGATGAATAAACTTTGACTTTTGGCAAGTTTACTACACTCAAAAGAACCAACTAGTGTAGCATTAAGATATAGCTGCAGCTATCTATCAGGGATGTAAAGTGACACTTCTATATTATTCTTCAGAAACTCCTTGACAGCAGGACAGATAGCTCAATGCATATTCATATAAGAAAAAGCTGATGTGCGATGTAATCAATGACAACAAGCAGAGGTAAGTGATAGAGAAATCTGCTATGACAACAGGAATCCCTGACATAGCTGCTTAGAAAATTGAATGTGAACTATTTTCATAGAGTCTACTTACTTCAGCAACAATTTTGCACCATAATAATGCCGTTTTCCGCAGTGATTTCATACGTCCAATTACTTCAGCAAGCTTAACAATAAAACTTTCAGGAGGAGCACCATGAATATCCTTAGGCAAAGATGAAGCATTTGCGGATGTTTCAGTATCAGAATCAACCTTGCTACCAGGAAAATGTCCTTCTACAAGCATCTTGCAGATATTGCAGTTGAAGTGAAAATCACAGAGGGTAATCCAAATggatagagatagaaattactacTATATTTACTACAAAGATATTCCACCACATAATCGAGGAAACTGGCATCTACCTGCGTCTAGCAATGAATTGATAAGAGACAAGACTTTGTCATCACCACCAAATTCACCGGAAAACTTGTCTTCTTTTTCACGTAGCACTAATGACTTCACTGCTGACAAGCTTAAGCTAGCCCTCTCCATGATGGGTGAAGAACCTCTGGATGAAGCTAGGAAGTCTTTCATTGTAATATACTTCTTTCCAGCCCTAGGAACAAGACAATAGGGGGAAAacgaaaaaaaaggaaattagAATCGCATCATCAATTTTAAGTAAAAAACAACCATATACATAAGTGATTAACATTCTTTTTTAGTTCACAGACTGGTGTTTATCAAATTACTTAAAGGATATGGAAGAGAATTCACTTGCATGACGGAActgaaaaatgtaaaatcaaacatTTCAATGAAAATTCAGAGAGAACCCCAACTAAAAGTGATAGAAATTTCCAGATTTAAAGATAAACAAATATCTTACTCTACAGCTACAGCTAGTTGCTTCATGACAGCTGCTGGAGGAATAACGTCTCTGTCCCGAAGGTTTGACTCTTCCATGGTCGAACCTAATTCAGAGTCCTTAAGAAAATAAAGGAACTCATAACATTAGAAAAAAGCAAGATTAAAAAATCCATATTTCAGCTAAAGGAGACATAGCAATGAGATATCCCGCTATTCCTTTGATAGATCTTCAAAAGTTACAGAATAAGCTTTGCTCTCCAACTAAGCATTTCCTATAGGTGAGAACTATATGCACATTTACATAATTCATCGACTCTAAGAATGAAGAAAATTTGATTCGAACATACAAAAGAAACAGCTAGTCTATGTTTAAAGTCTTAAAAAAGCTCAGTAAGTAGATGATACCCAAGTATAGTATAAGTTTGACAACAGCACCAACTTTTGACTTACAAAAAGAATAAGCTTTAGCCTTAAAAAAGCACCAATAAGGTTTCTGCAAGTATAGGTCAGCGATAAATAAGCACATTTCTGAAACAATACCAAACGCGGATAGAGTCGCTAACAAACAACTACCATGGCATGTCAAAAAGTAGAATTTATGTGAGAAATAACCAGCGGAAAAGAAAATCAGCTCAAGGAATACTGAAGACAAAACATGTGTACATTAAGAACCTTGCGCTGTAGAACAAGTGGGATAGCTCACCTTTGAATTAGGTAATTCCCTCTCACTCATGAAGCAaatattttcatcaaaaattgCATATGCCATTCGTGGACTTTCAGCTTTGTCAGTAGTACCCTCAGTTCCTCTTTTGCCTATTCTTATGTTCTTAAACCTCTCCTGCCAGTCCTGCTTTGCCTTTATTGGTGGCGGTCTACGCCATGAAGTCTTTCCTTCCTGGAAATGAGGCATCCTCATGATTACTTATAACAGCTCAATATACTCTTAGATGTATCCAACAAAACAAACAGCTAAAATTCCAGTTAATGAAATATAGCACATCACAGTATGAGCTGCACTAAGAAATTAAAGATATCGACACCAAGTTGTGCTGCTATATTCCTTGTGGATAAGAAAAACAGTGAAAATTGAAGTATTTGAAATTAGCCAGTTAAACTCGCCTATATTATCTTCAATGGGCAGCttaaaaatagctaaaatatgATAGATCCTTTAAATATGGAACTGACGCGAGCAGtattgaggattcatatagccaagTCCAATTAATTGCATATTAAGGCATAGTTGATTGATTAACATTGAAATTAGCCAGTTGACCTGTAATTGTTTTGAACTTCTAATTGATAAAATGAGTAATGAATCAAATATGAATCAAAACGAGGTTAAAATCGACACTTAaaacattctctttttttttcctccttATCATCTTCCTCATCAAGCAAAACATGAAACATATAATTTGAGGGAAAAAACCTCCCGATCAAATGAATTCAAcagaaaaaatatt
Proteins encoded in this window:
- the LOC107789087 gene encoding uncharacterized protein LOC107789087, which gives rise to MEASFVSRAKTAFHSAAAKAEKVFTDIKKSDLINDPDSDNQSPATSTSEIPDDKDESKEGKTSWRRPPPIKAKQDWQERFKNIRIGKRGTEGTTDKAESPRMAYAIFDENICFMSERELPNSKDSELGSTMEESNLRDRDVIPPAAVMKQLAVAVEAGKKYITMKDFLASSRGSSPIMERASLSLSAVKSLVLREKEDKFSGEFGGDDKVLSLINSLLDAEGHFPGSKVDSDTETSANASSLPKDIHGAPPESFIVKLAEVIGRMKSLRKTALLWCKIVAELRRLWSEGQYIPGIPPDQIPNLNSCLLYQQFQVINRCISRKNRRIAATESLDSVLRLAGSNADVLVSEGTLPATPVLYAKVSTGELILRLGVDTRSDLTMLETGEPIYTPVMQEEPLLTEDLIKETEELVLRTGSLGAGCSQLLSDMQAFKAANPGCILEDFIRWHSPPDWMECDTNDEINETLDANDSLSGRGQLSTRMQKEGNLWRELWETAKPVPAVRQTPLFDEDLAVESILDNLEDISPHELFKQLFISLLGSGFVTAEATLSNNSNLSKLFCDCKEYVIVTCQSSSWVEKVDELCQVYETVESMVLSPDEVIRITFQPEEPTAAPANELKSRFKRLSLIFGNKDKLSPQGQKNQEESPLRQPFSSIFSKKPPKPGSSSPADKPVTPVENDWTIV